One genomic segment of Photobacterium sp. DA100 includes these proteins:
- a CDS encoding DUF3100 domain-containing protein, which produces MFIAQVVIGTKNISFGEINIAILPMLFAVTIGMIISLNPVRNKISAWGKIFTEQEESFSSKMVGFCLLVLGTQYAGMIIPNIDIILDAGIPLIFQELGNLLPILVAIPLAVKFGMGRESIGACSSISREPSIAVIQGKYGTGTKEYIGVLAIYLCGSVIGTLWFSVLGSVGPLTGIHPLALAAGTGVGSGSMLSAASGALVSNLTPEMAQQALSIAAASNLLSSVLGALSLTFIGIPLAEFVYKICQKKEVRNAVGA; this is translated from the coding sequence ATATTCATTGCGCAAGTTGTTATTGGGACAAAAAACATTTCGTTCGGGGAAATAAATATTGCCATCCTGCCAATGCTGTTTGCAGTAACGATCGGGATGATCATTTCTTTAAATCCAGTACGTAATAAGATCAGTGCATGGGGTAAGATTTTCACTGAACAAGAAGAGTCTTTCTCCTCGAAAATGGTCGGTTTCTGCTTGCTTGTACTGGGTACTCAGTACGCAGGTATGATCATTCCCAACATCGACATTATTCTTGATGCCGGTATCCCGCTGATCTTCCAGGAACTCGGTAACCTATTGCCAATTCTGGTCGCGATTCCGCTAGCCGTTAAGTTTGGTATGGGTCGAGAGTCAATCGGTGCCTGTTCCTCTATCAGCCGTGAGCCTTCCATCGCCGTTATCCAGGGCAAATACGGTACCGGAACCAAAGAGTACATCGGTGTTTTGGCGATTTACCTGTGTGGTTCGGTGATCGGTACCCTTTGGTTCAGTGTACTAGGAAGTGTTGGTCCGCTAACAGGCATTCACCCACTGGCACTGGCTGCCGGTACCGGTGTAGGTAGTGGCTCGATGCTAAGTGCTGCCTCTGGTGCCTTGGTCAGCAACCTAACCCCGGAAATGGCCCAGCAAGCTCTGAGTATTGCTGCCGCTTCTAACCTGCTTTCATCTGTTCTAGGTGCACTATCGCTGACGTTCATCGGTATTCCACTCGCAGAATTCGTCTACAAAATTTGCCAGAAAAAAGAGGTGCGCAATGCAGTCGGTGCTTAA
- a CDS encoding SGNH/GDSL hydrolase family protein — protein MLHQFVLLVMAPIFWAQGKYVRKSIPCLREAEGPRQGHSAQAERNRGRTVQNKQKLRILLIGDSAAAGVGAKHQSQALSGQLISALRPFFQVEWQLIAKTGFTTKQVIQSARLHPKQMYDVVVVSAGVNDVTKPTSAAQWIKQQQMLTHTLRHQFSCPHIILTQIPPMGRFPALPHPLRWYLGSKAKSFNKQLHHWVSTQPDCEIVNLEGELEPSHMASDGFHPGPVIYQYWGQAVAKLIEARWSSR, from the coding sequence ATGCTGCATCAATTTGTTCTGCTTGTTATGGCTCCCATTTTTTGGGCTCAAGGAAAGTATGTCCGCAAGTCTATTCCGTGCCTTAGAGAGGCCGAAGGCCCTCGCCAAGGGCATTCGGCCCAAGCAGAACGAAACCGAGGACGTACTGTTCAAAACAAACAAAAACTCAGGATCCTTCTGATCGGCGATTCAGCCGCGGCAGGCGTCGGTGCCAAACACCAGTCCCAGGCACTCTCTGGCCAGCTTATTTCGGCCCTGCGCCCCTTTTTCCAAGTTGAATGGCAACTTATTGCCAAAACAGGCTTTACGACTAAACAAGTCATCCAGTCTGCCCGATTACATCCCAAGCAGATGTATGATGTTGTTGTTGTCTCGGCAGGCGTAAATGATGTCACCAAACCGACCAGCGCGGCACAATGGATCAAACAGCAACAGATGCTCACCCATACCTTGCGGCATCAATTTTCCTGCCCACACATCATTCTGACCCAAATTCCACCTATGGGGCGATTCCCCGCACTGCCCCATCCACTCCGGTGGTATTTGGGAAGTAAAGCGAAAAGCTTTAATAAACAACTACACCACTGGGTATCGACACAGCCCGATTGCGAGATCGTCAACCTAGAAGGAGAGCTGGAGCCCAGTCATATGGCTAGTGACGGCTTCCATCCCGGCCCCGTCATTTATCAATACTGGGGACAAGCAGTCGCAAAGCTCATCGAGGCTAGATGGTCTTCACGCTGA
- a CDS encoding LysR family transcriptional regulator has protein sequence MASRLHAHIGTFRQLEILLAVHEQGSIKSASETLFLTQPTVSMQLKKLTEAIGLPLYQQVGRKLKFTDAGLATIATAKKILQNCEELDMQLSSLRGLKSGTLRLACVTTAKYFIPHLLGPFCEHYPGIDIQFTIANRQQIIERLEQGMDDFYVFSHLPEGLDLDVIEFMSNDLVAIAEANHPLANRNSVSLEEFCQQDFLIREQGSGTRYAIEDFFKQQQHTPNIKMTIASNEAIIHSVLSRLGVAILSAHTLAFGEIYGVKKVNVEGLPIQSKWSFSWTKAESLSPIAQVFLSYVETEGREMIRKAVQF, from the coding sequence ATGGCATCTCGGTTGCACGCCCATATCGGCACATTCCGCCAGCTGGAAATATTGCTGGCTGTTCATGAACAAGGAAGTATTAAATCGGCATCCGAAACCTTGTTTTTGACTCAGCCGACTGTCTCCATGCAGTTGAAAAAACTAACAGAAGCTATCGGTTTACCGCTCTATCAACAAGTCGGCAGAAAACTGAAGTTTACCGATGCCGGTCTCGCCACGATCGCAACGGCCAAGAAAATCCTGCAAAACTGCGAAGAGCTAGACATGCAGCTTTCAAGCCTCAGAGGGTTAAAATCAGGCACCCTTCGGCTGGCCTGTGTCACGACCGCAAAATACTTCATCCCGCATCTACTCGGGCCGTTCTGCGAGCACTACCCGGGTATCGATATCCAATTTACGATCGCCAACAGGCAACAGATAATTGAGCGCCTGGAGCAAGGGATGGACGATTTTTATGTATTCAGCCATCTGCCAGAAGGGCTCGATCTCGACGTGATTGAGTTTATGTCCAATGATCTGGTTGCGATAGCCGAAGCCAACCACCCTCTTGCCAACAGGAACAGCGTGTCATTGGAAGAGTTCTGCCAGCAAGACTTTCTTATCCGAGAACAAGGCTCGGGCACCCGTTATGCCATTGAAGACTTTTTCAAACAGCAGCAACATACGCCAAATATTAAGATGACCATCGCCAGCAATGAAGCCATTATTCACTCCGTCTTGTCACGGCTTGGTGTTGCGATCCTATCGGCCCATACACTCGCCTTTGGTGAAATTTACGGCGTGAAAAAGGTCAATGTGGAAGGTTTGCCCATTCAGTCAAAGTGGTCATTTTCCTGGACCAAAGCGGAGAGCCTCTCTCCCATTGCCCAGGTTTTCCTCAGCTACGTTGAAACCGAAGGCAGGGAAATGATAAGAAAGGCGGTGCAGTTTTAA
- a CDS encoding sodium-dependent bicarbonate transport family permease, giving the protein MDAVVAFFILGIVCQLLGAKVSFPENVYKTLSLFLMIAIGLKGGLALQQHIDSDLIALSLAVVAFGLLLPLIAYPLLRYFGQLDRINAGAVAAHYGSVSVATYAVAVALLEANNISYEAYFPLFVVLLEMPAILVGLVLAKGSLKLINADFIKKELVANQSILLMVGSLLIGYFGGQSVEKLAPFFIELFSGVLALFLLKMGLVAGEQLAALKKNSLFLVSFGMLMPMVGGICGTSLGVLLGFSAGGISLMAILGASASYIAVPAAMKQSLPEANAGMSITASLGITFPFNVLLGVPFFIALGQYIAA; this is encoded by the coding sequence ATGGACGCCGTCGTTGCCTTTTTTATTCTGGGAATCGTATGTCAGCTGCTGGGTGCCAAGGTTTCATTCCCCGAAAATGTCTATAAAACCCTGAGCCTGTTCTTGATGATTGCTATTGGCCTTAAGGGGGGCTTGGCGCTACAGCAACATATCGACTCCGATCTTATTGCCCTGTCTTTGGCCGTGGTTGCATTTGGCTTGTTGCTGCCGCTTATTGCTTACCCGCTGCTCAGGTATTTTGGCCAGCTGGATAGAATCAATGCCGGAGCCGTTGCCGCCCATTATGGTTCGGTCAGTGTAGCGACCTATGCGGTGGCCGTTGCTTTGCTCGAGGCCAACAACATTAGCTATGAGGCCTATTTCCCGCTGTTTGTTGTATTGCTCGAAATGCCTGCGATTCTGGTTGGTTTGGTATTGGCTAAGGGCAGTTTGAAGCTGATCAATGCTGACTTTATCAAAAAAGAGCTGGTGGCCAATCAGAGTATTTTGCTGATGGTCGGAAGTTTACTGATTGGCTATTTTGGTGGCCAAAGTGTTGAAAAGCTAGCACCGTTTTTCATTGAGTTGTTTTCCGGTGTATTGGCCCTGTTCTTGCTGAAAATGGGGTTAGTGGCGGGTGAACAGCTGGCGGCCCTGAAAAAGAACAGCTTGTTCTTGGTGAGTTTTGGTATGTTAATGCCGATGGTTGGCGGTATCTGCGGAACAAGCCTTGGCGTCTTGCTCGGGTTCAGTGCAGGGGGAATTTCGCTGATGGCTATTCTCGGTGCCAGCGCCTCATATATTGCAGTGCCTGCAGCCATGAAACAAAGCTTGCCAGAAGCCAATGCCGGTATGTCGATCACTGCGTCATTGGGGATTACTTTCCCATTCAATGTATTACTCGGCGTGCCATTTTTTATCGCACTGGGACAATATATCGCGGCGTAG
- a CDS encoding RecX family transcriptional regulator produces MKLREKLTRKTTNTEWVNQVINRLLELGYLSDRRYAETYVNSRCRSYGPAVLAQKLKLQGVSQADIDNALQTIDESEQEVLITRTINKYAGKKSANDIGLRLRQEGISQAKIQTIMAQSLDLEHELQLAERLITKHSKKMGRTGLIQKLRGEGISQDAIDQVLANEDCEQQQSEDQHKALAMLNKKFKAPITDFAEKKKATAFLVRKGFSFADANYALDHHLDDI; encoded by the coding sequence ATGAAGCTGCGAGAAAAGCTGACGAGAAAAACGACCAATACCGAATGGGTCAACCAGGTCATCAACCGCTTGCTAGAGCTCGGCTACCTTTCGGATAGACGCTACGCTGAAACCTACGTCAATTCGCGCTGTCGCTCCTACGGCCCTGCGGTACTGGCGCAAAAACTCAAGCTTCAAGGTGTGAGCCAGGCCGATATCGACAATGCCCTGCAGACCATCGATGAGTCTGAACAAGAGGTATTGATCACCCGCACCATCAACAAGTATGCCGGTAAAAAAAGCGCCAATGATATTGGTCTTCGCCTGCGGCAAGAGGGCATTAGCCAGGCAAAAATACAGACCATCATGGCACAATCGCTCGACTTGGAGCACGAATTGCAACTTGCCGAGCGATTGATCACCAAGCACAGTAAAAAAATGGGCCGCACCGGCCTTATTCAAAAGTTACGCGGCGAAGGGATCAGCCAAGACGCTATTGACCAGGTGCTAGCCAATGAAGATTGTGAGCAACAGCAGAGTGAAGATCAGCACAAAGCGCTGGCAATGCTCAACAAGAAATTCAAGGCCCCTATCACGGACTTTGCCGAGAAGAAAAAAGCGACCGCTTTCTTGGTTCGCAAGGGCTTTAGTTTTGCTGACGCCAATTACGCCCTTGACCATCATTTGGATGATATCTAA
- a CDS encoding NADH:flavin oxidoreductase/NADH oxidase family protein, producing the protein MVQAELQQSTEATNQPLLNRPFTLAKGTTIKNRLFKSAMSEQLGDAQHNPKQGLVTLYRRWAEGGIGLAMTRNIMIDRNALGEPKNVVLDDKSDLTVFRKWAEAGKQNGSHIWPQLNHPGKQIPNFLTKEPVAPSAIPLSRGLEKGFNTPKALTEEEILTIIAKFATSAKLAKETGFTGVQIHGAHGYLVSQFLSPRHNQRDDQWGGTLENRMRFVLSVYHAIREQVGDHFPIGIKLNSADFMKGGFTEEDSMQVVQSLAEAGIDLIEISGGTYESPSMMSGKKAKESTIQREAYFLDYMEKVREMVDVPLVVTGGFRSAPAMNEALESGATDFIGLARTTAIDAEFPNKLIANAQYSMPLATPTTGSKAMDRLGMLSITWYEQQMWRMAKGLDPKPKLNAWGVVFKTLASAGIYAFRKRRA; encoded by the coding sequence ATGGTGCAAGCAGAACTACAACAAAGCACGGAAGCAACTAACCAGCCATTGCTCAATCGCCCATTTACACTCGCCAAAGGGACTACCATAAAAAACCGCTTGTTCAAGTCAGCCATGAGTGAGCAGCTTGGTGACGCACAACACAACCCCAAGCAAGGTTTGGTCACGCTTTATCGACGTTGGGCAGAGGGTGGTATCGGTTTGGCAATGACTAGGAACATCATGATTGACCGTAATGCATTGGGTGAGCCAAAAAATGTCGTGCTTGACGATAAGAGTGATCTCACCGTTTTCAGAAAGTGGGCCGAGGCCGGAAAGCAGAACGGCTCTCATATTTGGCCACAACTCAATCACCCTGGTAAGCAAATTCCTAATTTTCTGACCAAAGAGCCAGTCGCACCGTCAGCAATACCTTTGTCTAGAGGGTTAGAGAAAGGCTTCAACACACCAAAAGCGCTGACTGAAGAAGAAATCCTCACTATCATCGCTAAATTTGCCACCAGCGCAAAACTAGCAAAAGAAACAGGCTTTACCGGGGTACAAATTCACGGCGCACATGGTTATTTGGTTAGCCAGTTCCTTTCACCAAGGCACAATCAACGTGATGACCAATGGGGCGGTACCCTTGAGAATCGCATGCGCTTTGTCCTGTCGGTATATCATGCCATCCGTGAACAAGTTGGAGATCACTTCCCTATCGGCATCAAGCTCAACAGCGCCGACTTTATGAAAGGCGGTTTTACTGAAGAAGACTCCATGCAGGTAGTCCAGAGTTTGGCTGAGGCCGGGATAGATTTGATCGAGATTTCCGGTGGAACCTATGAAAGCCCTTCTATGATGAGTGGCAAAAAGGCCAAGGAAAGCACCATTCAGAGAGAAGCCTATTTCCTTGATTATATGGAGAAGGTGCGAGAGATGGTGGATGTCCCACTCGTTGTAACCGGTGGATTCCGCAGCGCGCCGGCAATGAATGAGGCACTCGAGAGCGGTGCAACTGACTTTATTGGTTTAGCACGAACCACTGCTATCGATGCCGAGTTCCCCAATAAGCTGATTGCTAATGCCCAATACAGCATGCCATTGGCCACCCCCACAACGGGCAGCAAAGCAATGGACCGTTTAGGGATGTTGAGTATTACTTGGTATGAGCAGCAGATGTGGCGTATGGCTAAAGGTCTCGACCCCAAACCAAAATTAAATGCATGGGGAGTGGTATTTAAAACCTTGGCAAGTGCGGGAATATACGCCTTCAGAAAACGTCGTGCTTAA
- a CDS encoding Ig-like domain-containing protein, protein MKKLPLAGIIATLLSPHVFADGYDCTDLEIWNSTTQYNGGVNVQHLDHAYKANWWSQGSAPDKFSGQYQEWSLLGQCETGEPQPPTISITSPQYGGQFVLDKPILLAAEVSSKNSEIKDVEFLVNGESVAVITQAPFSTEWTPSQLGQSVVTVRATNVDNMTESSQASITIVDSDISLPPNVTLTSPGAGSVFDEGDTVTFSADASSEHGSIERVEFYLNDAVIGSDSSAPYEYRWTSSAGSHAIYAQAIDSNQQSSKTQSTHFTVNGKQPGGSCKELPAYAEGQSYTQGQLVTNVDNQYSCQIPGWCGGAAWAYEPGVGLHWQDAWQHEGDCGAAPELSFTSPAAGETLLAGIPTDLIVNTTAGAFDIAKVQFFADNQLIGNGVVDGTKYQLEWIPVNTGSITLKAVATDTDNGEGETTQQVTVTDQALAIDLTKPTAGSRFSIGSPVEMTADAKSFQSEIERVDFLVNGRVVATAHQAPYQATWRSEAAGDYQIQAKAIAGNGDEELSSAVTISVTLSTENKHKLVGYWHNFVNGSVCPMNLSDIPTEWDVIDIAFADTNRASPGTNYFNLFSGDGGCPAIDANRFKQDIQALQAEGRKVVLSLGGAEGTIILNDDASEQAFVDSLTAIVQEWGFDGLDVDYESGSGLVNGSEIQKRLPRALRSIQDKLGRDLYLTMAPEHPYVQGGYVSIADGSVWGAYLPVIDATRDMLDLLHVQLYNNGGLEHPYGGTAPAGSVDMMVAAQKMLVEGFQTAYGNGPNFEPLRDDQVSIGLPSGAKAAGSGQATIADTNKALDCLVLGTQCDTVVPAKRYDNFGGVMFWSINWDEYYNRAYSQGVGAKLSELNQR, encoded by the coding sequence ATGAAAAAACTTCCCCTTGCGGGCATTATTGCCACCCTTTTATCACCCCATGTTTTCGCCGATGGCTATGATTGTACCGATCTGGAAATATGGAATAGTACTACGCAATATAATGGTGGCGTCAATGTTCAGCACCTAGACCACGCCTATAAAGCAAATTGGTGGTCGCAAGGTAGCGCACCCGATAAGTTCTCAGGTCAATATCAAGAATGGAGTTTACTCGGGCAATGTGAAACCGGTGAGCCTCAGCCGCCGACGATCTCTATCACATCACCTCAATACGGCGGCCAATTTGTTCTTGATAAACCCATTTTACTGGCAGCCGAAGTAAGTAGTAAAAACTCGGAAATTAAAGACGTCGAGTTTTTGGTCAATGGTGAGTCTGTAGCCGTTATCACACAAGCGCCGTTTTCGACCGAATGGACACCTAGCCAACTCGGACAATCTGTGGTCACGGTACGAGCAACCAACGTGGATAATATGACAGAGTCCAGCCAGGCTTCTATAACTATTGTCGACAGTGACATCTCATTGCCACCCAATGTTACTCTGACTTCACCTGGTGCTGGCAGTGTTTTCGATGAGGGTGACACCGTCACTTTTTCTGCCGATGCCTCTAGCGAACACGGCAGTATAGAGCGGGTTGAGTTCTACCTCAACGATGCGGTGATCGGCAGTGACAGTAGCGCGCCTTATGAATACCGCTGGACATCATCGGCAGGTAGCCATGCCATCTATGCACAGGCCATTGACAGCAACCAACAGAGCAGCAAAACACAGTCAACCCACTTTACGGTCAATGGCAAGCAGCCTGGCGGCAGCTGTAAGGAATTACCGGCCTATGCTGAGGGCCAAAGTTATACCCAAGGCCAACTTGTGACTAACGTTGATAACCAATATAGCTGTCAGATCCCAGGCTGGTGTGGTGGCGCAGCTTGGGCTTATGAGCCAGGTGTAGGCTTGCATTGGCAAGATGCATGGCAGCATGAAGGTGATTGCGGTGCGGCTCCAGAGCTCAGCTTTACCTCCCCTGCCGCAGGTGAAACCCTGTTAGCCGGAATACCTACCGATCTGATTGTCAACACAACGGCCGGCGCCTTTGATATTGCCAAGGTGCAGTTCTTTGCTGATAACCAGCTAATCGGCAATGGCGTTGTCGACGGCACGAAATACCAGCTAGAGTGGATCCCGGTCAATACTGGCAGTATCACCCTTAAAGCCGTGGCGACAGATACCGATAATGGCGAGGGCGAAACCACCCAGCAAGTAACCGTTACTGATCAAGCCTTGGCTATCGATCTTACCAAGCCGACAGCAGGATCTCGCTTTAGTATTGGATCTCCAGTGGAAATGACCGCAGATGCTAAGTCATTCCAGTCGGAGATTGAACGCGTGGATTTTCTGGTCAACGGTAGAGTGGTTGCCACTGCCCACCAGGCACCTTACCAAGCGACATGGCGCTCTGAAGCGGCCGGTGACTATCAGATCCAAGCCAAAGCCATTGCTGGCAATGGTGATGAAGAACTATCAAGTGCCGTAACGATCAGCGTGACGTTGTCGACCGAGAATAAACACAAACTTGTCGGCTACTGGCATAACTTCGTCAACGGCTCTGTGTGCCCGATGAACCTGAGTGATATCCCTACCGAGTGGGATGTTATTGACATCGCCTTTGCAGATACTAACCGTGCCTCACCCGGGACCAACTACTTCAACCTGTTCTCCGGCGATGGTGGATGCCCGGCGATTGATGCCAATCGCTTCAAGCAAGATATTCAGGCATTGCAAGCGGAAGGGCGTAAAGTAGTCCTATCCCTGGGAGGTGCCGAAGGAACTATCATCCTGAATGATGATGCTTCTGAGCAAGCCTTCGTCGATAGTCTGACCGCTATCGTCCAGGAATGGGGCTTCGATGGCTTGGATGTTGACTACGAGAGTGGCTCTGGGCTGGTCAACGGGTCTGAAATTCAGAAACGCCTGCCACGCGCCCTGCGCAGCATCCAGGATAAACTGGGCCGTGACTTGTATCTCACCATGGCACCAGAGCACCCTTATGTGCAAGGTGGTTACGTCAGTATTGCCGATGGCAGTGTGTGGGGAGCATACCTTCCGGTCATCGACGCAACCCGTGATATGCTCGACTTACTTCATGTCCAGCTCTACAACAACGGCGGGCTTGAGCACCCTTATGGCGGCACTGCGCCTGCTGGCTCTGTCGACATGATGGTCGCAGCCCAGAAAATGCTTGTCGAAGGCTTCCAGACGGCCTATGGCAACGGTCCGAACTTCGAACCTCTCCGAGACGATCAGGTCTCGATTGGTTTGCCTTCCGGTGCCAAAGCCGCCGGCAGTGGCCAGGCAACGATCGCCGACACCAACAAAGCACTGGATTGCCTAGTCTTGGGGACTCAGTGTGACACGGTTGTACCAGCTAAACGTTACGACAACTTTGGTGGCGTGATGTTCTGGTCTATCAACTGGGATGAATACTACAACCGTGCCTACTCACAAGGTGTTGGTGCCAAGTTGAGCGAGCTGAATCAGCGCTAA
- a CDS encoding EAL domain-containing protein, with protein sequence MKVLIVEDDHIQASQLKLDLLNLGVERILIASNCLSAFELCEAHRFNIIFCDIQLPDHDGIYLLNKIAERARKAHIVIISAGNGRILSLVEKISKLLAFKQVSRIDKPYTISQLNSVLELSSKKSQQSKSVLTDNKLYEFTEREILEAIDNQKIFVHYQAQVNINSGEIVGLEALARLDHPDYGVVSANQFVHILNQSESYIRLFKIIFEKSLIAVQSLPESIQLSINITSRDIQWSGLFDEITERCARHNFSLNRLTLELTESHLYQADVPALLALSRLKLLGVKLSIDDLGSGYSSLFKLTQIPFDEIKIDKNFIQGVEEDFQKSTIVQLLFNLAQQMNLTCIAEGVETKETLHYLQSIGISICQGFLISKPLPINEITNIFPKQFISASPEPIHCLVVDDHPIIGAALCQSFQLHNQVHSVASVKSIMQALNYIRDIPCNLLLIDINLRGESGFELIRQAKEKGFQGKVIFMSSGDKANYSFLSIEKGGIGFIDKGVDVDCLVQQVIHLATGHAQQDINFCSPSNKTVNSMQLLSKREHEVLDKLMSGHSNKSIANELLLSEKTISTYKSRIFDKLGVKSLIEISKTYF encoded by the coding sequence ATGAAAGTACTTATTGTTGAAGATGATCATATCCAGGCTTCACAGTTGAAACTTGATCTATTAAACCTTGGAGTTGAAAGAATACTGATCGCGTCGAACTGTTTATCAGCATTTGAACTTTGCGAAGCACATAGATTCAATATAATTTTCTGTGATATTCAACTTCCCGATCATGATGGTATCTATCTACTAAATAAAATTGCAGAAAGAGCACGAAAAGCCCACATCGTCATCATTAGCGCAGGAAATGGTCGCATTCTTTCTCTGGTAGAAAAAATCAGCAAACTACTTGCCTTCAAACAGGTTTCACGTATTGATAAGCCATATACAATCAGTCAGTTAAACTCAGTACTCGAATTGAGCTCAAAGAAGAGTCAGCAATCAAAATCAGTACTAACTGACAATAAACTTTATGAGTTTACTGAACGTGAAATATTAGAGGCCATTGACAATCAAAAAATCTTTGTGCATTACCAAGCTCAAGTCAATATCAACTCGGGGGAAATTGTCGGCTTAGAGGCCCTGGCAAGGTTGGATCACCCTGATTATGGCGTTGTAAGTGCAAATCAGTTTGTTCATATTCTTAACCAAAGCGAAAGTTACATTCGATTATTTAAAATTATATTCGAGAAATCCCTTATTGCGGTGCAATCATTACCTGAATCTATACAACTTTCCATTAATATTACATCTCGGGATATTCAATGGAGTGGCCTGTTCGATGAGATCACTGAACGCTGCGCCCGGCATAATTTTTCACTTAACCGTCTAACGTTAGAGTTAACTGAAAGTCACTTATATCAAGCAGATGTCCCAGCATTGCTTGCACTTTCAAGATTAAAACTTCTAGGGGTGAAACTATCCATCGATGATCTTGGATCCGGTTACTCATCTCTTTTCAAACTAACCCAGATCCCTTTTGACGAAATTAAAATAGACAAAAACTTTATACAAGGCGTTGAAGAGGACTTTCAGAAGTCAACTATTGTCCAATTACTCTTTAATCTTGCGCAACAAATGAACCTGACATGTATTGCTGAAGGTGTTGAAACGAAAGAAACTCTCCATTACTTACAATCTATAGGAATTTCTATTTGCCAAGGGTTCTTGATCAGCAAACCACTACCGATAAACGAAATTACAAATATTTTTCCTAAACAGTTTATTTCCGCTAGCCCTGAGCCTATACATTGCCTTGTTGTAGATGATCATCCTATTATTGGGGCTGCTTTATGTCAATCATTCCAGTTGCATAATCAAGTTCATAGTGTAGCTAGCGTTAAAAGTATCATGCAAGCATTAAATTACATTCGTGATATACCCTGTAACCTGCTATTAATTGATATAAATTTACGAGGAGAGAGTGGTTTTGAGCTAATCAGGCAAGCTAAAGAAAAAGGTTTCCAAGGCAAAGTTATATTTATGTCATCTGGTGATAAAGCTAACTATTCATTTTTGTCGATTGAAAAAGGCGGCATTGGATTTATTGACAAAGGAGTTGATGTAGACTGTCTAGTACAACAAGTCATTCACTTAGCTACAGGCCATGCTCAACAAGATATTAACTTTTGTTCTCCATCAAATAAAACTGTTAATTCCATGCAATTACTATCTAAACGCGAACATGAAGTTTTAGACAAGTTGATGTCTGGTCATTCAAATAAAAGCATCGCGAATGAACTTTTACTTAGTGAGAAAACCATAAGCACTTATAAATCTAGAATATTTGACAAGTTAGGTGTTAAGTCACTAATAGAAATATCAAAAACATACTTCTAA